Proteins from one Pontibacter korlensis genomic window:
- a CDS encoding type IX secretion system membrane protein PorP/SprF: protein MKLFLPLLLFCVLPLLVLAQQKPQYSQYTINNYLLNPAIAGIEDYADMKIGSRSQMSGIEGEPTTYYLSAHAPIGYTSKGGRSGSGKSTPSFGNNNRSGRISQRFRPHHGIGVLAVHDRLGAFYRTEASFAYAYHLALSREVKLSGGVSAGLIQQRLRSNELSFANPVDGANADWNMVKPNLSAGLWLYGSDFYIGTSATQLLGNSINFDNSVEDRNLLYEHYFLTGAYKFDITEEVSLVPSIMLMWLQPLPGSIDFNLRAVYDDRLWIGGSYRQNGNYAVLAGVTINHVFDLGYAYDRGIPAFNGMGNGNHEVVIGMRVFNKAKVLCPQNLW from the coding sequence ATGAAACTATTTTTACCACTCCTGCTTTTTTGTGTTCTCCCTCTGCTGGTGTTAGCACAGCAGAAGCCACAGTACAGTCAGTACACCATCAACAACTATTTATTGAATCCTGCTATTGCGGGTATAGAGGACTATGCCGATATGAAGATAGGTAGTAGATCGCAGATGTCGGGTATAGAAGGTGAGCCAACAACTTATTACCTAAGTGCACATGCTCCGATTGGGTATACTTCTAAAGGCGGGCGTAGCGGTTCCGGAAAATCCACTCCCTCGTTTGGCAACAATAACAGGAGCGGCAGAATTAGTCAGCGGTTCAGGCCGCACCACGGTATAGGTGTACTTGCCGTACACGATAGGTTAGGGGCTTTTTATAGAACCGAAGCTAGCTTTGCATATGCCTACCATCTGGCTTTATCGCGCGAGGTAAAATTATCCGGAGGAGTAAGTGCAGGCTTAATTCAGCAGCGGCTGCGTTCTAATGAGCTATCGTTTGCAAATCCTGTGGATGGAGCTAATGCTGACTGGAATATGGTGAAGCCAAACCTTTCTGCTGGTCTTTGGCTCTATGGAAGTGATTTCTACATAGGTACCTCTGCTACGCAACTACTTGGGAATTCTATTAACTTCGATAACTCTGTAGAAGATAGAAACCTGTTATATGAGCATTACTTCCTGACCGGTGCCTACAAATTTGATATCACAGAGGAGGTGAGTTTAGTGCCCTCCATCATGCTGATGTGGTTGCAACCCCTGCCTGGTTCTATAGACTTCAACCTGCGGGCGGTGTATGACGACAGACTATGGATAGGTGGATCGTACAGGCAGAATGGTAACTATGCTGTGCTTGCAGGTGTTACGATCAACCACGTTTTCGACCTTGGTTATGCTTATGACCGGGGGATACCTGCCTTTAATGGTATGGGCAATGGTAACCACGAGGTAGTGATTGGGATGCGTGTTTTTAACAAAGCCAAGGTGCTTTGCCCGCAGAATCTTTGGTAG
- a CDS encoding pyridoxal phosphate-dependent aminotransferase, whose translation MQETEEAKAVLSDRILSLAESQTIAMAKKARELAAKGYDVINLSFGEPDFQTPQYIKDAAKKAIDEGFTFYTPVPGYPELRQEIAKKFKRDNNLDFAPDQIVVSTGAKQSIANAVMCLVNPGDEVIIFSPYWVSYEEIVKLAEGVPVPVMGRLENDYKVTAEQLEKAITSNTKLVMYSSPSNPTGAVFDEEELLAIARVLEKHPQIHIIADEIYEYINFGGKHHSMASFDFIRERVITINGFSKGYAMTGWRVGYMAASREIASACEKMQSQITSGTSSISQKAATAALQGGNASALEMTEAYRRRRDLVLNLMNDIPGFKTYLPSGAFYIFPDVSEYFGKQYEGKTIESALDLSMFILSDANVAVVSGEAFGAPQCIRFSFATSDEKLTEALRRIKESLAKLQ comes from the coding sequence ATGCAAGAAACAGAAGAAGCGAAAGCTGTCCTTTCTGACAGAATATTATCTCTGGCTGAGTCTCAGACTATTGCCATGGCTAAAAAAGCCCGTGAGCTGGCTGCCAAAGGGTATGACGTGATCAACCTGAGTTTTGGAGAACCAGACTTCCAGACACCGCAGTACATAAAGGATGCTGCCAAAAAGGCCATAGACGAAGGTTTTACCTTCTACACGCCTGTACCTGGTTACCCAGAGCTGCGACAGGAGATTGCAAAGAAGTTCAAGCGGGACAACAACCTCGACTTTGCGCCTGATCAGATTGTGGTTTCTACCGGGGCTAAGCAAAGTATAGCCAACGCCGTTATGTGCCTTGTTAATCCTGGCGACGAGGTGATTATTTTCTCGCCATACTGGGTGTCGTACGAGGAAATTGTGAAACTGGCTGAGGGAGTGCCGGTACCAGTGATGGGCCGCCTGGAGAACGACTATAAAGTAACAGCCGAGCAGCTGGAGAAGGCTATCACAAGCAATACGAAGCTGGTGATGTACTCTTCCCCGAGCAACCCAACCGGAGCTGTATTCGATGAGGAGGAGCTGCTGGCGATAGCTAGAGTGCTGGAGAAACATCCGCAGATCCATATTATTGCCGATGAGATTTATGAGTACATAAACTTCGGGGGCAAGCACCATAGCATGGCTAGCTTCGACTTTATCCGTGAGCGTGTGATCACGATAAACGGCTTTTCCAAAGGTTATGCTATGACGGGCTGGCGTGTAGGCTATATGGCTGCAAGCCGCGAAATAGCCTCAGCCTGTGAGAAAATGCAAAGCCAGATTACATCTGGTACCAGTTCTATCTCCCAGAAGGCAGCTACTGCTGCATTACAGGGAGGCAATGCCAGTGCCTTGGAAATGACAGAGGCTTACCGCCGTCGTCGGGACCTGGTACTGAACCTGATGAACGATATACCCGGTTTCAAGACATACCTGCCAAGTGGTGCTTTCTATATCTTCCCGGATGTAAGCGAGTACTTTGGCAAACAGTACGAGGGTAAAACTATCGAAAGTGCCCTAGACCTCAGCATGTTTATACTTAGCGATGCCAATGTGGCTGTGGTAAGTGGCGAGGCATTCGGAGCACCGCAGTGTATCCGCTTCTCTTTTGCCACCTCCGACGAGAAATTGACGGAAGCTCTTCGCCGCATTAAAGAAAGCCTCGCAAAACTGCAGTAA
- a CDS encoding bifunctional heptose 7-phosphate kinase/heptose 1-phosphate adenyltransferase, translated as MDSIKSLEDIFEAFNSLKVLVVGDVMIDSYLWGKTSRISPEAPVPIVNVVKREKRLGGAANVALNVQAMGATPLLCSVIGDDQDGADYLRLMEEKGLSIEGIVQSPERVTTIKHRIIAGAQQLLRVDSEIEHNLADYEERYLEERYLQLLKQADVVIFEDYDKGIFSKQNIQRFLELANEYNVPSVIDPKKKNFLSYVGCTLFKPNLKELKEGLKVDFADENLPAFEEAVEELQEQLQTKQVLVTLSERGVFVADGAEKTYIGAHRRSISDVSGAGDTVISIAALCMALKTSMPFMAGLSNLGGGLVCEQVGVVPVDKQRLYEEAQRIRLFEAHEYRNA; from the coding sequence ATGGATTCAATCAAAAGTTTGGAAGATATTTTTGAGGCTTTCAACAGTCTTAAAGTGCTGGTGGTGGGTGATGTGATGATTGACTCCTACCTGTGGGGCAAAACCTCCCGCATCTCCCCTGAGGCTCCTGTGCCTATTGTAAACGTGGTGAAGCGGGAGAAGCGCTTGGGCGGTGCAGCCAACGTGGCGCTAAACGTGCAGGCCATGGGAGCTACACCTCTACTTTGCTCAGTTATTGGCGACGATCAGGATGGTGCCGATTACCTTCGCCTGATGGAGGAGAAAGGTTTATCCATTGAAGGAATAGTACAAAGCCCGGAGCGCGTTACAACCATCAAGCACAGGATTATTGCAGGTGCACAGCAACTCCTGCGCGTAGACTCAGAAATTGAGCATAACCTGGCAGACTACGAGGAACGATACCTGGAAGAGCGCTACCTGCAGTTACTAAAGCAGGCGGATGTGGTAATTTTTGAGGATTACGATAAAGGCATTTTTTCAAAGCAGAACATTCAGCGCTTTCTGGAGCTGGCCAATGAGTATAACGTACCCAGCGTCATAGACCCGAAGAAGAAAAACTTCCTGAGCTATGTAGGCTGTACGCTTTTCAAACCAAACCTGAAAGAGCTAAAAGAGGGACTTAAGGTTGACTTCGCTGATGAGAACCTGCCTGCTTTTGAGGAAGCTGTAGAAGAGCTTCAGGAGCAACTACAAACAAAGCAAGTACTGGTCACGCTGTCCGAGCGTGGCGTTTTTGTAGCCGATGGTGCCGAGAAAACGTACATCGGTGCTCACCGCCGCTCCATATCCGACGTTTCTGGTGCCGGAGACACGGTCATAAGTATAGCTGCCTTGTGCATGGCACTTAAAACTTCTATGCCATTTATGGCCGGCCTAAGTAACCTGGGCGGTGGATTAGTATGCGAGCAGGTAGGCGTAGTGCCTGTAGATAAGCAAAGGCTGTATGAAGAGGCGCAGCGGATAAGACTTTTTGAAGCACATGAATACAGAAACGCTTAA
- a CDS encoding TrkH family potassium uptake protein: MNTETLNRVLYDSKLTAYKIMRWTTYSLTILAIGLLVLAHGVVEDPTQLRMLFYAIDGILAIFVIIYFLRILYTFERVKFLKRTWFEGILMFIVFLNQVFTYVLGIPLIYNIFEGLGIPLSVEWYRVLVSMYMLVFLIVELLETKVHLKTVQLKPSITFLLSFVFLILLGTGLFMLPKMTNSPDGIRFLDALFMATSASCVTGLAVVDPGTYFTLAGQVVLLLLIQMGGLGILTFATFFASLMRQGIGVKQHVAMHELLESESLFSTKGLMRKLILLTLTIEGIGAVMIFMSWGQEAQFTNLGSKIFFSVFHSISAFCNAGFSLYPEGLYTQPIRFSYILHLTVSLLIIFGGLGFPAIIDIFSPAAMRARLKAPWRNWKMMTRVIVYTSAALLALGTVGFFLLEYFNTLSHMSFAEALITSFFQSVTTRTAGFNTVDISALNVPTLLMFIFLMFIGASPGSTGGGIKTTTFTVILFAVATTVRNRRNMEIGHRTIPHSVAYKAFTVFTFAAVFNITFIFILSISDAQFDIIQLAFEQVSAFATVGLSTGITAGLSDVGKSVIILSMYLGRVGTLTLALALSTHAKSTAYKYPASHLAVG; the protein is encoded by the coding sequence ATGAATACAGAAACGCTTAACAGAGTATTGTATGATAGTAAGTTGACAGCGTATAAAATTATGCGCTGGACAACTTATTCCTTAACTATTCTGGCAATAGGTCTGCTTGTTCTGGCACATGGTGTAGTAGAGGACCCGACGCAGCTGCGAATGCTCTTCTATGCCATAGATGGCATTTTGGCAATATTTGTCATCATCTATTTCCTGCGCATACTCTATACTTTTGAGCGAGTCAAGTTCCTGAAGCGCACTTGGTTTGAGGGCATATTGATGTTCATCGTGTTCCTTAACCAGGTTTTTACCTACGTTTTAGGTATTCCTCTCATCTATAATATTTTTGAAGGATTGGGCATTCCGCTTTCTGTGGAATGGTACCGGGTGTTGGTGTCAATGTACATGCTCGTGTTCCTGATAGTGGAGCTCCTGGAGACGAAAGTGCACCTCAAAACCGTGCAGCTCAAGCCTTCAATCACTTTCCTGCTGAGTTTCGTCTTCCTGATACTGCTGGGAACGGGGCTGTTTATGCTGCCCAAAATGACGAATTCTCCGGACGGTATTCGTTTCTTGGATGCTCTGTTCATGGCTACAAGCGCTTCCTGTGTTACTGGTCTTGCAGTGGTGGATCCTGGCACCTACTTTACCCTGGCAGGCCAGGTAGTGCTGCTGCTCCTTATACAAATGGGTGGTTTGGGTATCCTTACCTTTGCTACTTTCTTTGCCTCGCTAATGCGTCAGGGAATCGGGGTAAAGCAACACGTGGCCATGCATGAGCTGCTCGAGAGCGAGTCCCTTTTTTCAACAAAGGGACTGATGCGCAAGCTGATCTTACTTACCTTAACCATAGAAGGGATAGGTGCAGTAATGATTTTCATGAGCTGGGGGCAAGAAGCACAGTTCACAAACCTGGGCAGTAAGATCTTTTTCTCTGTTTTCCATTCGATTTCTGCGTTCTGTAATGCAGGTTTCTCTCTTTATCCAGAAGGCCTTTACACACAGCCAATCCGGTTCTCATACATCCTGCATTTAACCGTCAGCCTACTGATTATTTTTGGAGGTCTGGGTTTTCCAGCGATTATAGATATTTTCTCTCCGGCGGCCATGCGTGCACGCTTAAAAGCGCCTTGGAGAAACTGGAAAATGATGACCCGGGTAATTGTGTATACTTCGGCTGCACTGCTTGCTCTGGGTACGGTGGGCTTTTTCTTGCTGGAGTACTTTAATACCCTCTCGCATATGAGCTTTGCAGAGGCGCTTATTACATCTTTCTTTCAGTCGGTGACCACCCGTACTGCAGGCTTTAACACAGTGGACATTTCGGCTCTGAACGTGCCTACGTTGCTGATGTTCATCTTCCTGATGTTCATTGGCGCCTCTCCTGGTTCTACCGGGGGTGGTATCAAAACTACCACCTTTACAGTAATTTTATTTGCGGTGGCTACTACTGTTCGTAATAGGCGGAATATGGAGATAGGGCATCGTACTATACCTCACTCTGTTGCTTATAAGGCCTTTACAGTGTTTACATTTGCTGCCGTCTTCAACATTACTTTCATCTTTATACTTTCTATATCAGATGCACAGTTCGATATTATTCAACTGGCTTTTGAGCAGGTGTCGGCATTTGCTACAGTG